Proteins found in one Actinokineospora alba genomic segment:
- a CDS encoding ABC transporter substrate-binding protein: MKTRVLAVAVMLTTTACGAQIAADTSAPAQGYPVTIRNCDADVKFDRAPSRVVANDIGITEIMFALGLADRMAGYTVDHGQDRGIASSPWKADFAKVPRIAEDIALEPIQGANADLVFAGWNYGFNETKGLTPDSLKALGVQSYLLTESCRNGVGKQRGIMDPLEALYTDLRNLGTVFGVRQRADELVADYQKQVASAQNLPANWKRPKVFLYDAGIDQPFTSGRNAGPQEIIAKAGGDNIFGDLDDSWTTVSWESVVQRAPEVILINDYGNGPADSIEAKKQFLLSHPALASVPAIQNKRFYVLPYAALVEGPRNPAAIVEFNKFLTTS; encoded by the coding sequence GTGAAGACCCGAGTCCTGGCCGTCGCGGTCATGCTGACCACGACCGCGTGCGGCGCACAGATCGCGGCCGACACTTCCGCCCCCGCACAGGGATACCCCGTGACCATCCGCAACTGCGACGCGGACGTGAAGTTCGACCGCGCCCCGTCTCGGGTGGTGGCCAACGACATCGGCATCACGGAGATCATGTTCGCCCTCGGCCTGGCCGACCGGATGGCCGGGTACACAGTGGACCATGGACAGGACCGAGGCATCGCGAGTTCCCCGTGGAAGGCGGACTTCGCGAAGGTCCCCCGCATCGCCGAGGACATCGCCCTGGAACCAATCCAGGGCGCCAACGCGGATCTCGTGTTCGCCGGCTGGAACTACGGGTTCAACGAAACCAAGGGACTCACTCCGGACAGCCTCAAGGCATTGGGAGTTCAGAGCTACCTGCTGACCGAGTCTTGTCGCAACGGGGTGGGCAAGCAGCGGGGGATCATGGACCCGCTGGAGGCGCTGTACACGGACTTGCGCAACCTCGGAACTGTGTTCGGCGTGCGGCAGCGGGCCGATGAACTCGTTGCGGACTACCAGAAGCAGGTCGCTTCGGCCCAGAACCTGCCCGCGAACTGGAAGCGCCCCAAGGTCTTCCTCTACGACGCCGGAATCGACCAGCCGTTCACCTCGGGACGCAACGCCGGGCCGCAGGAGATCATCGCGAAAGCCGGAGGGGACAACATCTTCGGCGATCTGGATGACAGTTGGACCACGGTGAGCTGGGAGTCCGTGGTGCAGCGGGCGCCTGAGGTGATCCTGATCAACGACTACGGCAACGGGCCGGCGGACAGCATCGAGGCGAAGAAGCAGTTCCTGCTCTCGCATCCAGCGCTGGCAAGCGTGCCCGCCATCCAGAACAAGCGGTTCTACGTGCTGCCGTACGCGGCGTTGGTCGAGGGCCCGCGAAACCCGGCCGCGATCGTGGAGTTCAACAAGTTCCTGACCACAAGCTAG
- a CDS encoding ABC transporter ATP-binding protein — MDIELRDLSVGTIVSDVSLTAATGTVVGLVGPNGSGKTTTLRCVYRSLTPDAGAVLLGGDPLATMAPKDSARQLAAVTQDSQVDLDFTVAEVVAMARLPHKGTFERENEADAAICAEALKRVDATHLTERSVLTLSGGERQRVLVARALAQQPKVLVLDEPTNHLDIRHQHEILALVAGTGLTVLTVLHDLNLAATYCDRVHVLADGRIVASGRPAEVFTPALVAEVFGVRAFVVDHPVSGAPQLLYDRLVHQEEIQ, encoded by the coding sequence ATGGACATCGAACTCCGCGACCTCTCCGTCGGCACGATCGTGTCGGACGTCTCGCTCACCGCGGCCACCGGCACCGTCGTGGGTCTGGTGGGCCCCAACGGAAGCGGCAAGACAACCACCCTGCGCTGCGTCTACCGGTCGCTGACCCCGGACGCCGGAGCCGTGCTGCTCGGCGGCGACCCGCTCGCCACGATGGCGCCGAAGGACAGCGCTCGGCAACTCGCCGCTGTCACCCAGGACAGCCAGGTGGACCTCGACTTCACCGTCGCCGAGGTCGTCGCCATGGCCCGCCTGCCGCACAAGGGAACCTTCGAGCGCGAGAACGAGGCCGACGCCGCGATCTGCGCGGAGGCGCTGAAACGCGTCGACGCCACCCACCTCACCGAACGCAGCGTTCTCACCCTGTCCGGCGGGGAACGGCAGCGGGTGCTCGTCGCCCGCGCTTTGGCGCAGCAGCCCAAGGTCCTCGTGCTCGACGAGCCGACCAACCACCTCGACATCCGCCACCAGCACGAGATCCTGGCGCTCGTCGCGGGCACCGGCCTGACGGTGCTGACCGTGTTGCACGACCTGAACCTCGCCGCCACCTACTGCGACCGCGTCCACGTACTCGCCGACGGCCGGATCGTCGCCAGTGGACGACCCGCCGAAGTGTTCACCCCGGCCTTGGTCGCCGAGGTGTTCGGCGTGCGGGCATTCGTCGTCGACCATCCCGTTTCCGGTGCCCCACAGCTGCTCTACGACCGGCTCGTCCACCAAGAGGAGATCCAGTGA
- a CDS encoding FecCD family ABC transporter permease, translating to MVALLGVALLVSVVCGVALGPVRVPLVDTVTHLRAALFGGIIDQADAGTYRIVWEIRLPRVLLAAVVGAGLSVVGVVVQTMVRNALADPFVLGMSSGASVGASTVVVFGVFASMGLYALSVAASLGALVATVLVYVAARTSQGLTPLRLVLTGTAMAYAFSAVTTVLIFLAPHGDAARSVLFWLLGSLGAATWAMLPLSTAVVVIGLVYLRLIARSLNALSMGDETSLTLGVDPTALRRTLFVVSSVLTGTLVAVSGAVGFVGLVVPHLVRMVVGADHRRVLTVAPLAGAVFLIWVDLVARTVAAPQELPLGVITAVVGVPCFVFLMRRRGYVFGGR from the coding sequence ATGGTCGCGCTGTTGGGCGTGGCTCTCCTGGTGTCCGTGGTGTGCGGTGTCGCACTCGGCCCGGTGCGGGTTCCCCTTGTCGACACGGTCACCCACCTGCGTGCGGCGTTGTTCGGCGGGATCATCGACCAGGCTGACGCGGGCACGTACCGGATCGTGTGGGAGATCCGGCTGCCCCGGGTGCTGCTCGCGGCCGTCGTCGGCGCGGGGCTGTCCGTGGTCGGTGTCGTCGTGCAGACCATGGTGCGCAACGCGTTGGCGGACCCGTTCGTGCTGGGCATGTCGTCGGGGGCGTCGGTCGGCGCATCGACGGTGGTCGTGTTCGGGGTGTTCGCGTCGATGGGTCTCTACGCGCTGTCGGTGGCGGCGTCACTCGGGGCGCTGGTCGCCACGGTGCTCGTCTACGTCGCCGCCCGAACCTCGCAGGGCCTCACCCCGCTGCGGCTGGTGCTGACCGGCACGGCGATGGCGTATGCGTTCTCGGCGGTCACGACCGTGCTGATTTTCCTGGCGCCGCACGGGGACGCGGCCCGGTCGGTGCTGTTCTGGCTGCTGGGCAGCCTCGGCGCCGCCACCTGGGCGATGCTGCCGCTGTCGACCGCGGTGGTGGTCATCGGGCTCGTCTACCTGCGGCTGATCGCCCGCTCCCTCAACGCTTTGTCCATGGGCGACGAGACGTCGCTGACCCTGGGCGTCGACCCGACCGCCCTGCGCCGCACGTTGTTCGTGGTGTCCTCGGTCCTCACCGGGACGCTGGTCGCGGTGAGCGGCGCGGTCGGGTTCGTCGGGCTGGTCGTGCCGCACCTGGTGCGGATGGTGGTCGGCGCCGACCACCGCCGCGTGCTGACGGTGGCGCCGTTGGCGGGCGCGGTGTTCCTGATCTGGGTGGACCTGGTGGCGCGCACGGTCGCCGCGCCGCAGGAGCTGCCGCTGGGCGTGATCACGGCGGTCGTGGGCGTGCCGTGCTTCGTGTTCCTGATGCGCCGCCGCGGCTACGTGTTCGGCGGCCGCTGA
- a CDS encoding 3-isopropylmalate dehydrogenase, translated as MRLAVIPGDGIGPEVIAEALKVLGEVVPTAEITRYDLGASRWHATGELLPESVLGELREHDAILLGAVGDPSVPSGILERGLLLRLRFELDHHVNLRPARLYPGVKSPIVDPGEIDMIVVREGTEGLYAGNGGLLRKDTPHEIATEVSVNTSFGVERVVRDAFGRASARPRKHLTLVHKTNVLTHAGSLWSRVVEEVSLEHPEVTVAYQHVDATTIHMVTDPTRFDVIVTDNLFGDILTDLAAAVTGGIGLAASGNLDITKRNPSMFEPVHGSAPDIAGQGIADPTAAVLSVALLLDHLGQNESARRIEASVAFDLATRDHASPGGTFAIGDRLAALVSSNVRVG; from the coding sequence ATGCGGCTCGCGGTGATCCCAGGTGACGGGATCGGGCCGGAAGTCATCGCTGAGGCACTCAAAGTGCTGGGCGAGGTCGTTCCGACCGCCGAGATCACCCGCTACGACCTCGGCGCGTCGCGTTGGCACGCGACTGGTGAGCTGCTGCCGGAGTCGGTGCTCGGCGAGTTGCGTGAGCACGACGCGATCCTGCTCGGCGCGGTCGGCGACCCTTCGGTGCCGAGCGGCATCCTGGAGCGCGGCCTTCTGCTGCGTCTGCGGTTCGAGCTCGACCACCACGTGAACCTGCGCCCGGCGCGGCTCTACCCGGGCGTCAAGAGCCCGATCGTCGACCCGGGCGAGATCGACATGATCGTCGTCCGCGAAGGCACCGAGGGCCTCTACGCGGGCAACGGCGGTCTGTTGCGAAAGGACACTCCGCACGAGATCGCCACCGAGGTGAGCGTCAACACCTCGTTCGGCGTCGAGCGGGTGGTCCGCGACGCGTTCGGCCGTGCCTCGGCCCGTCCGCGCAAGCACCTCACGCTGGTGCACAAGACGAACGTCCTCACCCACGCAGGCTCGCTGTGGTCGCGCGTGGTCGAGGAGGTCTCGCTCGAGCACCCCGAGGTCACCGTCGCCTACCAGCATGTGGACGCCACGACCATCCACATGGTGACCGACCCGACCCGCTTCGACGTGATCGTCACCGACAACCTGTTCGGTGACATCCTCACCGACCTGGCGGCGGCGGTCACCGGCGGAATCGGCCTCGCGGCCAGCGGCAACCTCGACATCACCAAGCGCAACCCGAGCATGTTCGAGCCGGTGCACGGCAGCGCGCCGGACATCGCGGGCCAGGGCATCGCCGACCCGACGGCCGCCGTGCTGTCGGTCGCGCTGCTGCTCGACCACCTGGGCCAGAACGAGTCGGCCCGGCGCATCGAGGCGTCGGTGGCGTTCGACCTCGCCACCCGCGACCACGCTTCGCCCGGTGGCACCTTCGCCATCGGCGACCGGCTGGCGGCCTTGGTGTCGTCGAACGTGCGCGTCGGATAG
- the serA gene encoding phosphoglycerate dehydrogenase — MTNSTRPVVLIAEKLAPSVLDVFGDEIEVRHVDGTDRPALLAAVASADALLVRSATQVDAEVLKASDKLKVVARAGVGLDNVEVPAATDRGVLVVNAPTSNIVSAAEHAVALLLAVARQVPEAHATLQGGEWKRSKFSGVELNGKTVGVVGLGKIGQLFAQRLAAFGTTLIAYDPYASPARAAQLGIELVSLDELLSRADVISVHLPKTPETKGLLNADALAKTKKGVIIVNAARGGLIDEQALADAVRSGQVGGAGIDVFSTEPTTESPLFGVPGIVVTPHLGASTSEAQDRAGTDVARSVLLALRGEFVPDAVNVAAGGVVGDEVRPYLRLTQKLGTVLSALSPKAPTSISVVVRGELSTEDVSILPLAALRGVFSGIVEDQVTFVNAPRLAEDLGVSIDLSKESESNNHRSLVTLRAVYPDGSSLTVSGTLSGLTQVEKLVEVNGRHFDLRAEGDVVFLEYPDRPGVMGTVGTLLGESGINIDAAQISQTTDGTDAVMVLRVGRSVDQSVLESIGKSIGARTVRSIDFG; from the coding sequence GTGACCAATTCGACCCGACCCGTCGTCCTCATCGCCGAGAAGCTCGCGCCGTCCGTGCTGGACGTGTTCGGCGACGAGATCGAGGTCCGCCACGTCGACGGCACCGACCGCCCCGCCCTGCTCGCCGCCGTGGCCAGCGCCGACGCGCTGCTCGTCCGGTCCGCCACCCAGGTCGACGCCGAGGTGCTCAAGGCCAGCGACAAGCTCAAGGTCGTCGCCCGCGCGGGTGTCGGCCTCGACAACGTCGAGGTGCCCGCCGCGACCGACCGGGGTGTCCTGGTCGTCAACGCGCCCACCTCGAACATCGTCTCCGCCGCCGAGCACGCCGTGGCCCTCCTGCTGGCCGTGGCCCGCCAGGTGCCCGAGGCGCACGCGACGCTGCAGGGCGGCGAGTGGAAGCGGAGCAAGTTCTCCGGGGTCGAGCTCAACGGCAAGACCGTGGGTGTCGTCGGCCTGGGCAAGATCGGGCAGCTCTTCGCCCAGCGCCTCGCGGCGTTCGGCACCACGCTTATCGCCTACGACCCGTACGCCTCGCCCGCGCGTGCCGCGCAGCTGGGGATCGAGCTGGTCAGCCTCGACGAGCTGCTCTCCCGCGCCGACGTCATCTCCGTGCACCTGCCCAAGACGCCGGAGACCAAGGGCCTGCTCAACGCCGACGCCCTCGCGAAGACCAAGAAGGGCGTCATCATCGTCAACGCCGCCCGCGGCGGCCTGATCGACGAGCAGGCGCTCGCCGACGCCGTGCGCAGCGGCCAGGTCGGCGGCGCGGGCATCGACGTCTTCTCCACCGAGCCCACCACCGAGAGCCCGCTCTTCGGCGTCCCCGGCATCGTCGTCACCCCGCACCTGGGCGCCTCCACCAGCGAGGCCCAGGACCGCGCGGGCACCGACGTGGCCCGCTCGGTGCTGCTGGCCCTGCGTGGCGAGTTCGTCCCCGACGCGGTGAACGTGGCCGCCGGTGGCGTCGTCGGCGATGAGGTCCGCCCGTACCTGCGGCTGACCCAGAAGCTCGGCACCGTGCTCTCCGCGCTGAGCCCCAAGGCCCCCACCTCGATCTCGGTCGTCGTCCGCGGCGAACTGTCCACAGAGGACGTCTCGATCCTGCCGCTGGCCGCGCTGCGCGGCGTGTTCTCCGGCATCGTCGAGGACCAGGTGACGTTCGTGAACGCGCCGCGCCTCGCCGAGGACCTCGGGGTGTCGATCGACCTCTCCAAGGAATCCGAGAGCAACAACCACCGCAGCCTCGTCACGCTCCGCGCGGTCTACCCCGACGGTTCGTCGCTGACCGTGAGCGGCACGCTGTCCGGCCTGACCCAGGTCGAGAAGCTCGTCGAGGTCAACGGCAGGCACTTCGACCTGCGCGCCGAGGGCGACGTGGTGTTCCTGGAGTACCCGGACCGCCCCGGCGTGATGGGCACCGTCGGCACCCTGCTCGGCGAGTCGGGCATCAACATCGACGCCGCGCAGATCAGCCAGACCACCGACGGCACCGACGCGGTCATGGTGCTGCGCGTGGGCCGCTCGGTCGACCAGTCGGTGCTGGAGTCGATCGGCAAGTCCATCGGCGCCCGCACTGTCCGCTCCATCGACTTCGGCTGA
- a CDS encoding DUF397 domain-containing protein: MDSAPIYDDKAEVRGNLDLTKADWQRAAEPDADPDGEYVEIAFVPHTDGKTYIAMRNSKFTGPDDTVLVFTESEWDAFVEGAKAGEFDEPW; this comes from the coding sequence ATGGACAGCGCCCCCATCTACGACGACAAGGCCGAGGTACGCGGCAACCTCGACCTGACGAAGGCCGACTGGCAGCGCGCCGCGGAGCCGGACGCCGACCCCGACGGCGAATACGTCGAGATCGCGTTCGTGCCGCACACCGACGGCAAGACCTACATCGCCATGCGCAACTCCAAGTTCACCGGCCCGGACGACACCGTCCTGGTCTTCACCGAGTCTGAGTGGGACGCCTTCGTCGAGGGCGCCAAGGCAGGCGAGTTCGACGAGCCGTGGTGA